In Paenibacillus sp. FSL R7-0345, a single window of DNA contains:
- a CDS encoding HAD family hydrolase produces the protein MTIAAVLFDLDGTLLDRDSSLLLFVRDQYHRYPELQTIDEEIFVQRFIELDNHGYVWKDKVYQQLLHEFPIQNIDWALLLNDYIKNFHKHCTGFPNLLKMLTALKRQDIKLALVSNGFGQFQYDNFKALHIEHLFDEVLISEWEGLRKPDKAIFNRALAKLGVTAEKALFVGDHPDNDIRASRDVGMKAVWKRNGPVNAIPDADAIVDDLEELVNIILHYITQSS, from the coding sequence ATGACTATCGCAGCGGTTCTTTTTGATTTGGACGGAACATTGCTGGACCGGGACTCATCACTACTACTATTTGTCAGAGATCAATACCATCGTTACCCGGAGCTTCAAACCATTGACGAAGAAATCTTTGTTCAACGTTTTATTGAGCTTGATAATCATGGATACGTATGGAAGGATAAAGTATATCAACAGCTTCTACATGAATTCCCCATTCAAAACATCGACTGGGCATTACTTTTAAATGACTACATAAAGAACTTTCATAAGCATTGTACAGGTTTTCCGAACCTTCTAAAAATGCTTACCGCATTAAAGAGACAAGACATAAAGTTAGCCTTGGTCTCAAACGGTTTTGGCCAATTTCAATATGATAATTTCAAGGCCTTACACATTGAACATCTATTTGACGAGGTACTAATATCTGAATGGGAAGGACTGCGGAAGCCTGATAAAGCTATTTTCAATCGTGCACTCGCTAAACTTGGAGTAACCGCCGAAAAAGCTCTCTTTGTTGGAGATCATCCTGATAACGATATACGGGCAAGCCGTGACGTTGGAATGAAGGCGGTCTGGAAACGAAATGGGCCGGTTAATGCTATTCCTGATGCTGATGCTATAGTGGATGATTTAGAGGAACTGGTAAATATAATACTACACTACATAACCCAATCATCTTGA
- a CDS encoding homocysteine synthase, with protein MSEDRKLSFETLAVHAGQEIDPTTLSRAVPLYQTTSYGFRDAEHAANLFALKEFGNIYTRLMNPTTDVFEQRIAALEGGAGALATASGQAAISFSILNIAGAGDEVVSSASLYGGTYNLFSTTLPKLGIKVNFVDSDNPENFRAAITDKTKALYAETIGNPQGNVLDIEAVAAIAHEHGIPLIVDNTFPSPYLLRPIEHGADIVVHSATKFIGGHGTSIGGIIVDGGKFDWKASGKFPGLTEPDPSYHGVVYTEAVGPIAYIIKARVQLLRDLGAAISPFNSWLLLQGLETLHLRLERHSGNALKVAQYLESHEAVEWVSYAGLPSHPSYALAQKYLPKGQGAILTFGIKGGTAAGVKLIENVKLFSHLANVGDSKSLIIHPASTTHQQLSAEEQAAAGVKPELLRLSIGTESIDDILFDLEQAIAASQQ; from the coding sequence ATGTCAGAAGACCGTAAGCTGTCGTTCGAAACTTTGGCTGTTCATGCCGGCCAGGAGATTGACCCTACCACACTATCGCGTGCTGTACCGCTGTATCAGACCACTTCCTATGGCTTCCGGGATGCTGAGCATGCTGCCAACCTGTTTGCCCTGAAGGAATTCGGTAATATTTATACCCGTCTGATGAACCCGACTACCGACGTGTTCGAGCAGCGCATCGCTGCGCTTGAAGGCGGGGCAGGGGCGCTTGCGACAGCTTCCGGCCAGGCGGCTATTTCTTTCTCGATTCTGAATATTGCCGGTGCAGGCGATGAGGTGGTTTCCTCAGCGAGCCTGTATGGCGGAACTTATAATCTGTTCTCAACCACACTGCCTAAGCTGGGAATCAAGGTGAATTTCGTGGACTCGGACAACCCGGAGAACTTCCGCGCTGCCATTACAGATAAAACCAAGGCGCTTTATGCCGAGACGATCGGCAATCCGCAGGGGAACGTACTGGACATTGAAGCAGTCGCAGCGATTGCTCATGAGCACGGTATTCCGCTGATTGTAGACAATACATTCCCAAGCCCGTATCTGCTGCGTCCGATTGAGCACGGTGCAGACATCGTAGTCCATTCGGCTACCAAATTTATCGGCGGACACGGAACCTCAATCGGGGGTATCATCGTTGACGGCGGTAAATTTGACTGGAAGGCAAGCGGTAAATTCCCGGGACTGACCGAACCGGACCCAAGTTACCACGGAGTCGTGTACACAGAAGCGGTAGGGCCGATTGCTTATATTATCAAAGCCCGCGTCCAGCTGCTGCGTGATCTGGGAGCGGCGATTTCACCGTTTAACTCCTGGCTGCTTTTGCAGGGGCTTGAAACGCTGCATCTGCGTCTCGAACGCCACAGCGGGAATGCGCTCAAGGTGGCACAGTACCTGGAAAGTCACGAAGCTGTAGAATGGGTCAGCTATGCCGGTCTCCCGAGCCACCCATCCTATGCCCTTGCACAGAAATATTTACCTAAAGGCCAGGGAGCGATCCTCACCTTTGGTATCAAAGGGGGGACTGCCGCCGGCGTCAAGCTGATCGAGAATGTAAAACTGTTCTCCCACCTTGCTAATGTCGGCGATTCCAAGTCACTGATCATTCACCCTGCGAGTACTACCCATCAGCAGTTGTCCGCTGAAGAGCAGGCGGCTGCAGGTGTTAAACCTGAGCTTCTGCGTCTCTCAATCGGAACAGAGTCGATCGATGATATCCTGTTTGATCTGGAGCAGGCGATTGCTGCAAGCCAGCAGTAA
- a CDS encoding ROK family transcriptional regulator, with the protein MKVTADQALVKKINKSLILHTIRMNAPVSRAKVSEMTGLNKATVSNLVAELCAQELVTEAGPGESSGGRKPLILHFNATAGSVIGIELRVKQLTAVLCDLDGGVLQEIDCRLAAHDFPYVLEQMKSAISELIAQAPPSPYGIVGIGVGVPGMVDDGVVLFAPNLGWEMVELRAILESSFEVPVTIDNEANAGAQGELNFGAARDVRHLLYISAGSGIGSGIIIGGELYKGARGYAGETGHMTIEAQGKPCSCGSRGCWELYASEKTYDNPELSLPARTTSELVRHAISGQEDVLQHFASIGEYLGIGVTNLINSFNPELIVIGGALSEAEPWLGGPLRRVVAERTLPYHKQQLEITFSRLGSRGTVIGAGFSAVMHFLGNIRVTL; encoded by the coding sequence GTGAAAGTTACTGCCGACCAGGCACTGGTCAAAAAGATCAATAAATCGCTGATTCTGCATACCATCCGCATGAATGCCCCGGTCTCACGGGCCAAGGTATCCGAGATGACCGGCCTCAATAAAGCTACCGTCTCCAATCTGGTCGCCGAGCTGTGTGCCCAGGAGCTTGTTACCGAAGCCGGACCCGGCGAGTCCAGCGGCGGACGTAAACCGCTGATCCTGCATTTTAATGCTACGGCCGGAAGCGTCATCGGCATCGAGCTGCGGGTGAAACAGCTGACCGCTGTATTGTGTGACCTGGACGGGGGCGTTCTGCAGGAAATCGACTGCCGGCTGGCTGCACATGATTTCCCCTATGTGCTGGAGCAGATGAAAAGTGCGATCAGCGAATTAATCGCTCAGGCGCCCCCCTCCCCCTATGGCATCGTAGGAATCGGTGTGGGTGTTCCAGGCATGGTGGATGACGGGGTTGTACTGTTCGCACCCAACCTTGGCTGGGAAATGGTTGAGCTGCGGGCCATTCTGGAGAGCAGCTTCGAGGTGCCGGTCACGATCGACAATGAAGCGAATGCGGGCGCGCAGGGCGAGCTGAATTTCGGTGCGGCACGAGATGTGCGCCATCTGCTCTATATCAGTGCGGGATCAGGGATCGGGTCGGGGATTATTATCGGCGGGGAGCTGTATAAGGGTGCGCGCGGCTATGCCGGAGAGACCGGCCATATGACAATTGAAGCACAGGGCAAGCCCTGCAGCTGCGGCAGCCGCGGGTGCTGGGAGCTGTACGCCTCCGAGAAGACCTATGACAATCCGGAGCTTTCGCTGCCCGCACGCACAACAAGCGAGCTTGTCCGTCACGCCATTTCAGGGCAGGAGGATGTCCTGCAGCACTTCGCCTCTATCGGCGAATATCTCGGGATCGGCGTCACCAACCTGATCAACAGCTTCAATCCGGAGCTGATTGTGATCGGCGGAGCGTTATCAGAGGCTGAGCCCTGGCTGGGCGGCCCGCTGCGCCGGGTGGTCGCTGAGCGCACGCTGCCTTACCACAAGCAGCAGCTGGAGATCACCTTCTCCCGCCTGGGCAGCCGCGGAACCGTAATCGGCGCGGGGTTCTCGGCCGTAATGCATTTTCTCGGCAATATCCGCGTAACCCTGTAA
- a CDS encoding heavy metal translocating P-type ATPase, with product MQATSKQLPKSAARQGSGQQPRAPKPRRFDPVAMLSNPEMQAALGSGLLMLIAWAASGWSEVLSVGLYVISYTVGGWIKAKEGVETLVKERDLDVNLLMIAAALGAAAIGYWNEGAMLIFIFAMSGALESYTMERSKKDISALMALKPATAIRIEQGEMSEVPIDQLAVSDLLLVRPGELIPADGKVCRGESSVNQASITGESLPVEKAAGSEVFAGTVNGEGPLYIEVTTAAENTLFSKIIRMVEEAETEVPDSQRFIKRLESVYARVIVIATAALIILPPFVLDWSWSDTFYKAMVFLVVASPCALVSSIMPAMLSAISKSARKGILFKGGVHLENMAKVQVVAFDKTGTLTEGVLQVTDLIAGEGYSRKALLAVCASIEQLSRHPLAEAVVRLAEEEQVELLAAEESKSVTGWGIEGRINGTRWRIGRSDVLDKQPAAETDSYSQWFALREQLESEGKTVSLILEEERIAGMIALQDTVRPQAAAAVRKLQQLGVKVAMLTGDRKAAAGVMAGKTGVDLVFAGLLPEDKVTRIKELREQYGQVVMVGDGVNDAPALATATVGIGMGMKGSGAALEIADVVLMNDNIEEIASTIELARRTQRIVKQNMIFAVTVIASLMLSNFLQGIALPFGVVGHEGSTILVILNGLRLLR from the coding sequence ATGCAAGCAACATCCAAACAACTCCCCAAATCGGCAGCCCGTCAGGGTAGCGGGCAGCAGCCCCGGGCGCCTAAGCCGCGGCGTTTTGATCCGGTGGCTATGTTAAGCAATCCGGAAATGCAGGCTGCGCTCGGCAGCGGTCTGCTAATGCTCATTGCCTGGGCAGCCAGCGGCTGGTCAGAGGTACTGTCCGTAGGACTCTATGTAATTTCATACACAGTAGGCGGCTGGATCAAGGCCAAGGAGGGCGTGGAGACGCTGGTCAAAGAGCGCGATCTTGACGTCAATCTGCTGATGATCGCCGCCGCCTTAGGTGCAGCAGCGATTGGTTACTGGAATGAAGGCGCGATGCTGATCTTTATTTTTGCCATGAGCGGAGCGCTGGAAAGCTATACCATGGAACGTAGTAAAAAGGATATCTCCGCGCTGATGGCGCTCAAGCCGGCAACGGCGATCCGCATTGAGCAGGGGGAGATGAGCGAGGTGCCGATTGACCAGCTGGCAGTAAGCGATCTGCTGCTGGTCCGTCCGGGTGAACTGATCCCGGCGGACGGCAAGGTGTGCCGCGGTGAGTCATCAGTCAATCAGGCGTCCATTACCGGCGAATCACTGCCGGTTGAGAAGGCGGCCGGCAGCGAGGTGTTCGCGGGCACGGTTAACGGGGAAGGCCCGTTGTATATCGAGGTTACGACTGCTGCTGAGAATACGCTTTTTTCCAAGATCATCCGGATGGTCGAGGAAGCAGAGACAGAGGTCCCGGATTCACAGCGGTTCATTAAACGCCTGGAGTCTGTTTATGCCCGGGTGATCGTTATCGCCACTGCCGCACTAATTATTCTGCCGCCGTTTGTGCTGGACTGGAGCTGGAGTGATACCTTTTATAAAGCGATGGTGTTCCTTGTGGTTGCCTCTCCGTGCGCCCTCGTCTCGTCGATCATGCCGGCCATGCTGTCGGCGATTTCCAAAAGCGCACGCAAAGGCATTTTGTTCAAAGGCGGAGTTCATCTGGAAAATATGGCTAAGGTGCAGGTGGTCGCTTTTGACAAAACAGGTACGCTGACTGAAGGTGTGCTGCAGGTTACTGACCTGATTGCCGGTGAAGGCTACAGCCGCAAGGCGCTGCTGGCAGTCTGTGCTTCGATCGAACAGCTGTCACGCCATCCGCTGGCGGAAGCAGTTGTCCGTCTGGCTGAGGAGGAGCAGGTTGAGCTGCTTGCTGCTGAGGAAAGCAAGTCCGTAACCGGCTGGGGAATTGAAGGCCGGATTAATGGCACAAGGTGGCGGATAGGCAGATCGGATGTACTGGATAAACAGCCGGCAGCCGAAACCGATAGCTATTCACAGTGGTTTGCACTCCGGGAGCAACTGGAGAGTGAAGGCAAAACCGTTTCACTGATTCTGGAAGAGGAGCGGATTGCCGGGATGATCGCTTTGCAGGATACGGTGCGTCCGCAGGCGGCAGCCGCAGTGCGTAAATTGCAGCAGCTCGGAGTTAAAGTGGCGATGCTCACGGGTGACCGGAAGGCGGCAGCAGGCGTGATGGCGGGCAAAACGGGAGTAGATCTGGTATTTGCCGGGCTTTTGCCGGAGGATAAGGTTACCCGGATTAAAGAGCTGCGTGAGCAATACGGGCAGGTTGTCATGGTTGGCGACGGCGTTAATGATGCTCCTGCACTCGCGACGGCAACAGTGGGCATCGGGATGGGAATGAAGGGCAGCGGGGCTGCACTGGAGATCGCCGACGTCGTATTGATGAATGACAATATTGAAGAGATTGCTTCAACTATTGAGCTGGCCCGCCGGACGCAGCGGATTGTAAAGCAGAATATGATTTTTGCGGTGACGGTGATTGCTTCGCTGATGCTGAGCAACTTTTTACAGGGGATTGCCCTTCCGTTCGGCGTAGTCGGCCATGAAGGCAGTACAATCCTGGTCATTCTGAACGGTCTGAGACTGCTGAGATAA
- the trxB gene encoding thioredoxin-disulfide reductase: MYKSIIVGTGPAGLTAAIYLARANLNPLVIEGPQPGGQLTTTTEIENFPGFPEGIMGPELMDNMRQQAERFGAKFITGWVNSVELGDRPFKLHVEGMGELVTDTLIISTGATAKYLGIPGEQDNIGRGVSTCATCDGFFFRGKEIVVVGGGDSALEEAGFLTRFASKVTLVHRREELRGSKIMQERVRDNNKVTWGLNRTPLEVVAGDRGVSGLKVLNNVTGQEELIEASGVFVAIGHHPNTSFLGGQITTDTNGYIVTNPGTSETNIPGVFACGDVQDTRYRQAITAAGSGCMAAMDAEKYIESLEHSAVIL; the protein is encoded by the coding sequence ATGTACAAATCCATTATCGTTGGTACCGGACCGGCCGGACTGACTGCTGCTATTTATCTGGCCCGTGCCAACCTGAATCCACTGGTTATTGAAGGCCCGCAGCCGGGTGGACAGCTTACCACTACAACTGAAATTGAGAATTTTCCGGGCTTTCCTGAAGGTATTATGGGGCCGGAACTTATGGATAATATGCGTCAGCAGGCTGAGCGCTTCGGTGCGAAGTTTATTACAGGCTGGGTGAACAGCGTGGAGCTGGGTGACCGCCCGTTCAAGCTGCATGTGGAAGGAATGGGTGAGCTGGTAACAGATACCCTGATCATTTCCACAGGTGCAACAGCTAAATATCTCGGCATTCCGGGTGAGCAGGACAATATCGGACGTGGTGTCAGCACATGTGCTACATGTGACGGATTCTTTTTCCGCGGAAAAGAAATCGTTGTGGTCGGAGGCGGAGATTCCGCGCTTGAGGAAGCAGGCTTCCTGACCCGTTTTGCGTCGAAAGTAACCCTGGTACACCGCCGTGAAGAGCTTCGCGGTTCCAAGATTATGCAGGAGCGTGTACGCGACAACAACAAAGTAACCTGGGGGCTGAACCGCACTCCGCTGGAAGTGGTAGCCGGCGATAGAGGCGTGAGCGGACTTAAGGTGCTTAACAATGTAACCGGTCAAGAAGAGCTGATTGAAGCAAGCGGCGTATTTGTGGCCATCGGGCACCATCCGAATACTTCTTTCCTCGGCGGACAGATTACTACCGATACTAACGGCTATATCGTGACCAATCCGGGCACTTCCGAAACGAACATTCCAGGCGTCTTCGCTTGCGGCGATGTACAGGATACCCGTTACAGACAGGCAATTACTGCAGCAGGCAGCGGATGTATGGCAGCTATGGACGCCGAGAAATACATCGAAAGCCTGGAGCACAGCGCTGTTATTCTGTAA
- the xylA gene encoding xylose isomerase, which translates to MAYFESVGNISYEGSRSTNPFAFKFYNPKEIVAGKTMEEHLKFAMAYWHTLTAGGSDPFGAETAVRSWDKLSGLDKAKARAEASFEFMEKMNLQYYCFHDVDIAPEGASLREFYSNIDTIVDILEQGMKSSGKKLLWNTANMFTNPRYMHGAGSTPNADVFAHAAAQVKKGLEVGKRLGADNYVFWGGREGYEELLNTDMGLEQDNIARLFTMAVDYAKEIGFEGQFLIEPKPKEPTKHQYDFDAATCIAFLQKYKLDKHFKLNLEANHATLAGHTFEHELRVARINGMLGSLDANQGDPLLGWDTDEFPVNIYDATLTLYEVLKNDGLGKGGINFDSKVRRPSFEPEDLFLAHIAGMDTYAKGLKVAAKLLEDRVFEDFIAKRYSSFNEGIGADIVSGKATLASLADYALNNENPRPNQSGRQELLRATLNQYILTGE; encoded by the coding sequence ATGGCTTATTTCGAATCAGTGGGCAACATCTCTTACGAGGGCAGCCGTTCCACTAACCCTTTCGCATTCAAATTCTACAATCCTAAAGAAATCGTAGCCGGCAAAACGATGGAAGAGCATCTGAAATTTGCAATGGCATATTGGCATACATTAACAGCAGGCGGTTCCGATCCGTTTGGTGCTGAAACAGCAGTACGCAGCTGGGACAAGCTGAGCGGCCTGGACAAAGCTAAAGCCCGCGCAGAAGCATCCTTTGAATTCATGGAGAAGATGAACCTGCAATACTACTGCTTCCATGATGTGGATATCGCTCCTGAAGGCGCATCGCTGCGTGAATTCTACAGCAACATCGATACAATCGTTGATATTCTGGAACAGGGCATGAAATCCTCCGGCAAGAAATTGCTGTGGAACACAGCCAACATGTTCACCAACCCGCGTTACATGCACGGTGCAGGCTCAACGCCTAACGCTGATGTTTTTGCACATGCAGCAGCACAGGTGAAGAAGGGCCTTGAAGTTGGTAAACGTCTGGGCGCTGACAACTATGTATTCTGGGGCGGCCGTGAAGGCTATGAAGAATTGCTCAATACAGATATGGGTCTTGAGCAGGACAACATTGCCCGCCTGTTCACAATGGCAGTAGACTATGCTAAGGAAATCGGCTTCGAAGGCCAGTTCCTGATCGAGCCTAAGCCGAAAGAGCCTACCAAGCACCAATATGACTTTGATGCGGCAACCTGCATCGCCTTCCTGCAGAAATACAAGCTCGATAAGCACTTCAAGCTGAACCTTGAAGCTAACCATGCTACGCTTGCCGGTCATACTTTTGAGCATGAGCTGCGTGTAGCACGCATCAACGGCATGCTGGGATCCCTTGACGCGAACCAGGGCGATCCGCTGCTGGGCTGGGATACTGATGAATTCCCGGTTAACATCTATGATGCTACACTGACTCTGTATGAAGTACTCAAGAACGACGGTCTCGGCAAAGGCGGAATTAACTTTGACTCCAAAGTACGCCGTCCTTCCTTCGAGCCTGAGGATCTGTTCCTGGCGCACATCGCCGGTATGGACACTTATGCAAAAGGCCTGAAGGTTGCTGCCAAGCTGCTGGAAGACCGCGTATTCGAAGACTTCATCGCTAAGCGTTACAGCAGCTTCAACGAAGGTATCGGCGCTGACATCGTATCCGGCAAAGCTACTCTGGCTTCGCTGGCTGACTACGCGCTGAACAACGAGAATCCGCGTCCGAACCAGTCCGGACGTCAAGAGCTGCTCAGAGCTACTCTGAACCAGTACATCCTGACAGGAGAGTAA
- the deoC gene encoding deoxyribose-phosphate aldolase — MSENTISRIIDHTLLKADARKEDIIKLAEEAKTYTFASVCVNPAWVAVAHEVLKDTPEVKVCTVIGFPLGASTPETKAFETTNAIANGAGEVDMVINIGALKDGDDELVRRDIAAVVEAARGKALTKVIIETCLLSEEEKVRACKLAVEAGADFVKTSTGFSTGGATKEDIALMRATVGPDIGVKASGGVRSSEDALIMIGAGATRIGTSGGVAIAKGEQSQSSY; from the coding sequence ATGAGTGAGAACACAATATCCCGGATTATAGATCATACGCTGCTTAAAGCGGATGCCCGTAAGGAAGATATCATCAAGCTGGCGGAAGAGGCCAAAACCTACACATTCGCTTCCGTCTGCGTTAACCCGGCATGGGTGGCAGTAGCCCACGAAGTACTGAAGGATACCCCCGAGGTCAAAGTATGTACCGTAATCGGCTTCCCGCTGGGAGCATCTACTCCGGAGACAAAGGCTTTTGAAACAACCAATGCCATTGCAAACGGTGCAGGTGAAGTGGATATGGTCATCAACATCGGCGCTTTGAAGGACGGGGACGACGAACTGGTGCGGCGTGATATTGCAGCGGTTGTTGAGGCGGCACGCGGCAAAGCGCTTACTAAAGTGATTATCGAGACCTGTCTTCTGAGCGAAGAGGAAAAGGTACGTGCCTGCAAGCTTGCAGTAGAAGCCGGAGCAGACTTTGTTAAAACTTCGACCGGATTCTCCACAGGCGGAGCAACAAAAGAAGATATCGCACTGATGCGTGCAACCGTAGGCCCTGACATCGGCGTAAAAGCTTCCGGCGGCGTACGCAGCAGCGAAGACGCGCTGATCATGATCGGCGCTGGCGCAACCCGGATCGGAACAAGCGGCGGGGTAGCCATTGCCAAAGGCGAGCAGAGCCAGAGCAGCTACTAA
- a CDS encoding GNAT family N-acetyltransferase, translating into MAEKLVFPALETERLYIRVLKESDAAAVFRHFADEAVTRYMDIPPCRDMAEASEIIRFHTEDSGCRWGLFDKATGQLAGTCGYHCWVKEAQSRAEIGYDLSSTWWSRGLMTEAITPVIRWGFEQMKLDLIEATIDPANERSARLLERLGFQRKKELVDGLVYYFLPKLLPGE; encoded by the coding sequence GTGGCAGAGAAGTTAGTTTTTCCGGCGCTGGAAACGGAGCGGTTATACATACGGGTATTAAAAGAAAGCGATGCTGCAGCAGTCTTCCGGCATTTTGCGGACGAAGCGGTTACGCGCTATATGGACATTCCTCCATGCAGGGATATGGCAGAGGCGTCAGAGATTATCCGGTTTCACACTGAGGATTCCGGCTGCCGCTGGGGACTTTTTGACAAGGCAACCGGGCAGCTGGCAGGAACCTGCGGCTATCACTGCTGGGTAAAGGAAGCGCAGTCCAGGGCAGAAATCGGCTATGATCTGTCCAGCACCTGGTGGAGCCGGGGACTGATGACAGAAGCCATTACTCCGGTTATCCGCTGGGGCTTCGAACAAATGAAGCTTGACCTGATCGAAGCAACCATTGATCCGGCAAATGAGCGCTCAGCCCGGCTGCTGGAACGTTTGGGCTTTCAGCGCAAGAAGGAGCTTGTGGACGGACTGGTGTATTACTTCTTGCCGAAGCTGTTGCCAGGAGAGTAG
- a CDS encoding GNAT family N-acetyltransferase, protein MLICLRDYWNQDAVKELLALCMADGAEAAEQEMNGYFTGESRELFGCFVNGELSGITGLRRESEHAVEIRHIAVKPQWQGKGIGRAMIEEIGRAAGIETITAETDHEAAGFYRSTGFAVTSLGEKYPGVERFACVLSVNALAQSRM, encoded by the coding sequence TTGTTAATATGCTTAAGGGATTACTGGAATCAGGATGCGGTCAAAGAACTGCTTGCATTATGCATGGCTGACGGCGCAGAAGCTGCGGAACAGGAGATGAACGGGTATTTTACCGGTGAGTCCAGGGAGCTGTTCGGCTGTTTTGTGAACGGCGAGCTGAGCGGAATTACCGGTCTTCGGCGCGAAAGTGAGCATGCGGTCGAAATCAGGCATATTGCCGTGAAGCCGCAGTGGCAGGGTAAAGGGATCGGCCGGGCGATGATTGAGGAGATCGGCCGGGCGGCGGGCATCGAGACGATTACTGCGGAGACTGATCATGAAGCTGCCGGATTCTACAGAAGCACGGGGTTTGCCGTTACGAGCCTGGGTGAAAAATACCCCGGAGTGGAGCGTTTTGCCTGCGTATTGTCCGTAAACGCGCTGGCGCAGAGCAGAATGTGA
- a CDS encoding glutaredoxin family protein, whose translation MENVIVYTSTNCPHCRQVKSFLSEKGVAYEERNIEQNDDFAQQVWDMGMRAVPVTVIGDFKIVGMNKTQFAKALATV comes from the coding sequence ATGGAAAATGTAATAGTATATACCTCAACCAATTGTCCGCACTGCCGCCAGGTAAAAAGCTTCCTGAGTGAAAAAGGCGTAGCCTACGAGGAGCGCAACATCGAGCAGAATGATGATTTTGCCCAGCAGGTCTGGGATATGGGAATGAGAGCAGTGCCTGTAACGGTGATCGGCGATTTTAAAATCGTGGGCATGAACAAAACCCAATTCGCTAAAGCACTGGCAACGGTGTAA
- the xylB gene encoding xylulokinase, with amino-acid sequence MKYVIGVDLGTSAVKTVLVDPQGKVAFEHSEAYPLSRPQPNWSEQNPEDWVQGTLVSLRRLIETSGVDPSEVDGLSFSGQMHGLVLVDSEGKVLRPAILWNDTRTTAQCRKIEKTLGSKLIDIARNKALEGFTLPKILWVQENEPEVLEQAHQFLLPKDYVRFRLTGDYAMDYSDAAGTLLLDVGAKQWSAEIAEAFSLPLSLCPRLVESFEQTGTLLPEIAEASGLLTSTKVFAGGADNACGALGAGILGEGRTMCSIGTSGVVLSYETNKDLNLEGKVHFFNHSEQDAFYIMGVTLAAGHSLTWFKETFAAEKSFDELLSGVPSIPAGSGGLLFTPYISGERTPHPDANIRGSFIGMDSGHTLAHFTRSVLEGITFSLRESIEIVRESGKEITEIIAIGGGAKNEAWLQMQADIFNASIIKLESEQGPAMGAAMLAAYGSGWFTSLSECAEAFIRPAEVFKPNEDEVAVYDGLFALYQEVYGQTRGLNDKLAAYRK; translated from the coding sequence ATGAAATATGTAATCGGTGTCGATCTCGGAACCAGCGCAGTCAAGACAGTACTCGTTGATCCGCAGGGAAAGGTAGCCTTTGAGCATTCGGAAGCGTATCCGCTGAGCCGGCCGCAGCCGAACTGGAGCGAGCAGAATCCGGAGGACTGGGTGCAGGGAACACTGGTCAGCCTGCGCAGACTGATCGAAACCTCTGGCGTTGATCCGTCAGAGGTAGACGGGCTAAGCTTCTCCGGCCAGATGCACGGGCTGGTGCTGGTGGACAGTGAAGGCAAGGTGCTGCGTCCGGCCATTCTCTGGAATGACACGCGGACTACAGCGCAGTGCCGCAAGATCGAGAAGACGCTGGGCAGTAAGCTGATCGACATCGCCAGAAACAAGGCGCTGGAGGGCTTCACCCTGCCGAAGATTCTCTGGGTTCAGGAGAATGAGCCTGAGGTGCTGGAGCAGGCTCATCAGTTCCTGCTGCCTAAGGATTATGTGCGCTTCCGGCTGACCGGCGATTATGCGATGGATTACTCCGATGCCGCCGGAACCCTGCTGCTGGACGTGGGTGCGAAGCAGTGGAGCGCTGAGATTGCGGAAGCCTTCTCCCTGCCGCTGTCCCTGTGCCCGAGACTGGTGGAATCGTTCGAGCAGACCGGCACACTGCTGCCAGAGATTGCCGAAGCTTCCGGGCTGCTGACTTCGACTAAGGTATTCGCCGGCGGTGCCGACAATGCCTGCGGTGCGCTGGGAGCGGGAATCCTCGGCGAAGGCCGGACCATGTGCAGTATCGGCACTTCCGGTGTTGTGCTGTCCTATGAAACCAACAAGGATCTTAACCTTGAAGGCAAGGTTCATTTCTTCAACCACAGTGAGCAGGATGCCTTCTATATCATGGGAGTAACGCTGGCGGCAGGCCACAGTCTTACCTGGTTCAAAGAAACCTTTGCTGCAGAGAAGAGCTTTGATGAACTCTTGTCCGGCGTACCTTCCATTCCGGCAGGCAGCGGCGGGCTGCTGTTCACCCCTTACATCAGCGGTGAACGTACCCCGCATCCGGATGCCAACATCCGCGGCAGCTTCATCGGCATGGATTCCGGCCATACACTGGCTCATTTTACACGTTCGGTGCTGGAAGGCATTACGTTCTCGCTGCGTGAGTCGATTGAGATCGTGCGTGAATCGGGTAAAGAGATTACGGAGATCATTGCCATTGGCGGCGGCGCGAAGAATGAGGCCTGGCTGCAGATGCAGGCCGATATCTTCAATGCTTCCATTATTAAGCTGGAAAGCGAGCAGGGTCCGGCTATGGGCGCGGCTATGCTGGCAGCCTACGGCAGCGGCTGGTTCACTTCGCTGAGTGAATGTGCCGAAG